The window AGGGTGGACTGAATCTTATATGCCGGAACCTGCTTGGGATCGCGTTCGCTCACGCGGTACAGGAAGCAGGAGTCGGCGCACATGCCGCAGTGGGCGCAGATTTCGAGCCAGGTGCGGATACGTGCTTTGCAGGTTTTTTCAAGGGTAGCAGCCAGCGCGGGTACGTCCACGTCCAGCTTCTTCATTTCCTCGTAGTACTGCGCGCCGCCCTTGTCGCCGAGAAGGGCCTTGAGGTCTTCCTCGGTGTTGACGGGGCGCTTATTGCAGAAAATACCTTCAGGCATTGGTTACTCCTAGAGGCTCGCTGTTACCAGGGGAAAGCGTAGTTCCGCTTCATGCCGCCGCGCTTGATGCTGTAGTCCATGCCCAGCTGGCCGCGGGACATGAAGAAGAGCACGATGTGCGAGAGCTTGGTGAAGGGAGCGATGATGAGCAGCAGTTCGCCGGTAAGGATGTGGGCAGTGATCCAGAAATCATAGTTGCCCCAGTGCATACGGGCGACAAAGCCGGTCACAAACGGCGCTACGGAAACAGCCAGAATGAACCAGTCGTAAGGCGTGGTGAGAATGCGCACTTCGGTAAGGGCGATACGGCGCAGGGCCAGCATCACACCGCCGAGAATGGCAAGCAGGGTCAGCACGTCTGCCACGATGGAAGGCATGGCGGGCAGGCTGAAGCCCAGCGCCTGCTTCAACAGGATCTGGTGACCCAGCAGGAACAGGGGCACAAACACGCCACCGATGTGGAACAGGAAGAAGGCGGCAGCCATGAAGGGCTGGTCGCGCCAGCTATAGGTACCACCGGGAATAAGCCAGCGGCGGATGGAGTGCAGAGCACCCTTTATGCCGAGGGCGAAATGGGGCCTGTAGGCAACACGGTCGAGCTGCCAGCTGAGTCCCCTTACGTACATGACGGCACGAAACCCGAGTCCCACGAAGAATACCGCGAGGGATATCAGCAGCATCGGTCCGGTAAGGAATCCAATCATTGTCTTCTCCTTGTCTTGCTAATGCGTGCTACGCGCAAGCTAGTACTTCCGGATCTTCTCGTCTCTGCCGGTGAGGAACAGCCAGTAGCCGACAAAGCTGACCAGAGCCATGCCCATCAGAACGTATACGATGGACTTGGTATGCAGCATGAAGTCGTGGAGGGTGTAGAAAATGTGTTCCATTGTCTTTCTCCTTTGGCCTAGTGGGCGTCCTTGTACTCAGGATGCTCGTACAGAACGGGCATCTTGGTAGCAATGAACCGGTAGGTGGTGACGATCAGGGTTACAACGAAGATGGAGATGCCTACTTCCATCCAGCTGGGGAAGTAACGCTCGGCAGCGGGGAGCTGCCAGTTGAAGGCGATCATGCTTACGTTGAAACGGTTGATCACGATACCAAGCACGCCGAAGACGGAGGCGATGCGCACCAGCTTGAGGTTCTTTTCACGTACGCCGAGGGCGTAGAGGAAAGAGGGCAGGGCGACAAAGCCGAACATTTCAACGAGGAACCATGCACCGTAACCGGTGGCGAGGTATGCCCAGTCGTTGTCCATGGTGATGTCGAACAGCTTGATGAAGAAGTAGCCCATCAGGATGAAGGAGGCAGCCTTGGCCATGCCGAAGGCGACGCCGTCAGCTTCCTTCAGGTGGGTTTCGTCCATCTTGTCATGCAGACCCTTGTGCGCCAGCGTACCTTCAAAGATTACCATGGAGGCGCCAGCCACCATGGAGGAGATGAAGAAGAACACGGGCAGGAAGCTGGAGTACCACAGCGGGTGCAGCTTGCCGGGGGCGATGACGAAGAGCGCGCCGAGCGAGCTCTGATGCATGGTGGAAAGAACCACGCCGAGAATGGTCAGGGGCAGGGTCAGCTTGATCACGAAGTTGCGGATCTTGCGGAAGCCCAGCCATTCCAGGGCGGCGGGAGACCATTCCACGAACAACACGGTCACATAGGTGGCAACGCACAGACCCACTTCGAAGAGAAGCGAGGTGGTGCCCTGCGAGTATACCAGCGGATAAGGCAGGCGCCACGGATGACCAAGGTCGTACATCAGGGCCACAACAACGAAGAAGTAGCCGAGGAACGCCGTGGTGATGGCGGGACGCACTGCCGAATGGTAATGCTTGAGTCCGAAGAGGTAGCAGGAAGCGGAGGTTACATAGCCGCCCGCGGCAAGAGCTACGCCGCAGAGCAGGTCGAATCCGATCCAGACCCCCCAGGGGTTGTTGTCGTCAAGGTTGGTGACAGCACCGATACCCTTGTAGAAGCGCAGGAACGTAAGCACCAGGCCGCCAGCGAGAATGAAGGCGGTGAGCACGTTGCCCGGCGTCCAGAACGATTTCTGGTTATGGCTCATTTATGCTTCCTCCTCCGGGGATTCCCCGGCGTCGCTGTCGTCTTCTGCAGGTGCCTGCATGGCGGCGAGCTTCTCATCAAACTCCTTCTGGGCTTCGGCAACGGCCTTCTTGACCTCGCGGTCAACGGCAGCGGCCTTGTCCTTGGCAGCCTTGTCCAGAGCGGTCTTCATGGCGCCGTCTGCAGATGCCTGCGTCTTTTCGATGGCTTCGCGAACTGCTTCGGCCTTTTCTTCCGCAGCGATCTTTTCTTTACGCTTGCTGATGCCGTAAGCACCGGCCAGCAGTACGGGCCAGATGCCCACAACCATGGGAACCGCACCCAGTGCGCCGGAGGTAAGCTCGGGCGCGGAGGTCTTGCCCACTACAGGCATGCCCAGTTCGGTGTGCGGAACGGGAGACAGGTACAGCCAGTTGGTGCCGCCTGCTTCCTTTTCGCCGTAGATGTGGTTCTCGTAGCGGTCGGGGTACTTGCGGATGCGGTCGCGGGCGATGGCGAGAAGGTCCTCGCGCTTGCCGAAGGTGAGCGCTTCCTTGGGGCACTTTTCCACGCAGCCGGGAAGCTTGCCTTCCTGAATGCGGGGGTGACACATGGTACACTTCTGCACCAGCGGATCCAGCGGATCGTCGTATTCGAAGGTGGGCACGCCGAAGGGGCATGCGACCATGCAGTAACGGCAGCCTACGCAGAGGTCGCCGTTGTAGGTAACGGAACCGTCAGGATTCTTGGTGAACGCCTTGACGAAGCAGGCGGACGCGCAAGCGGGTTCCTGACAGTGGTTGCACTGCTGCTTGCGGAAGATGGGATTTTCAAGACCGGCGGTGTTGTACTTGTTCACAACGGTGTAGGTCTTGGCATCCGTTCTGCGCTTGGTG is drawn from Desulfovibrio mangrovi and contains these coding sequences:
- the hmcE gene encoding sulfate respiration complex protein HmcE, with translation MIGFLTGPMLLISLAVFFVGLGFRAVMYVRGLSWQLDRVAYRPHFALGIKGALHSIRRWLIPGGTYSWRDQPFMAAAFFLFHIGGVFVPLFLLGHQILLKQALGFSLPAMPSIVADVLTLLAILGGVMLALRRIALTEVRILTTPYDWFILAVSVAPFVTGFVARMHWGNYDFWITAHILTGELLLIIAPFTKLSHIVLFFMSRGQLGMDYSIKRGGMKRNYAFPW
- the hmcD gene encoding sulfate respiration complex protein HmcD; translation: MEHIFYTLHDFMLHTKSIVYVLMGMALVSFVGYWLFLTGRDEKIRKY
- the hmcC gene encoding sulfate respiration complex protein HmcC, whose amino-acid sequence is MSHNQKSFWTPGNVLTAFILAGGLVLTFLRFYKGIGAVTNLDDNNPWGVWIGFDLLCGVALAAGGYVTSASCYLFGLKHYHSAVRPAITTAFLGYFFVVVALMYDLGHPWRLPYPLVYSQGTTSLLFEVGLCVATYVTVLFVEWSPAALEWLGFRKIRNFVIKLTLPLTILGVVLSTMHQSSLGALFVIAPGKLHPLWYSSFLPVFFFISSMVAGASMVIFEGTLAHKGLHDKMDETHLKEADGVAFGMAKAASFILMGYFFIKLFDITMDNDWAYLATGYGAWFLVEMFGFVALPSFLYALGVREKNLKLVRIASVFGVLGIVINRFNVSMIAFNWQLPAAERYFPSWMEVGISIFVVTLIVTTYRFIATKMPVLYEHPEYKDAH
- the hmcB gene encoding sulfate respiration complex iron-sulfur protein HmcB, whose product is MHRRKFLSLLGGAGLASAMGATKVRAAGNHTFNGYPDAMGVLHDSTRCIGCRKCEQACAEVNNLPKPSAAYDDLSVLDTKRRTDAKTYTVVNKYNTAGLENPIFRKQQCNHCQEPACASACFVKAFTKNPDGSVTYNGDLCVGCRYCMVACPFGVPTFEYDDPLDPLVQKCTMCHPRIQEGKLPGCVEKCPKEALTFGKREDLLAIARDRIRKYPDRYENHIYGEKEAGGTNWLYLSPVPHTELGMPVVGKTSAPELTSGALGAVPMVVGIWPVLLAGAYGISKRKEKIAAEEKAEAVREAIEKTQASADGAMKTALDKAAKDKAAAVDREVKKAVAEAQKEFDEKLAAMQAPAEDDSDAGESPEEEA